GCTGATTTCGGGCTCATCATGGTCTAAGAATGATCGGGCATGGACCGTGCTTCTCGTTGAGCTTTTTGAGTGAATCAGCTAAGTTCTCACCTTGGAAAATCAGGAGAaggagcatggtcatgctcctCCTGTGGTTCGACTGTGGATGACCATGTTAGTAGCATCCTAAGCGTGCTTTCCCTATTAGGTGGAAACTATTTGCATACTGAAATAATTAGGGGAAGAGCACGGTCATGTTGAGACCGTGCTTGGCCTAAGAGCACCCCTCTACTTGAATTATCACTGGGTCGTCTCTAGGTTGAATAATAATGGGGacagagcacgaccgtgctctgcTCGTGTTCAActtgagcacttagcaaaaGCTATCATTCTTTGTCGTTTCATCCCCAATTTTACTCCAAATTGCATTGAGCACCTGAATCATgtataaagaataaatataccTAGAATAACACTGAATATACACCAAAGTATGCTAAAGGATAAATAATAGAATGAATTgagagaaaataaatatgatatgaaatgcactcatcaaatatccccacactagAATTGTTGCTTATTCTTAAGCAATCTCATATcactcaataaaagaaaagataagtgCTTCACTTCTGATCTCAGGGGAATAGTAAATTCTTAAGCATAGAGGGAACAACTGGAGTTAGTTAAAACAAGAATGCtcaataaaaggctacaatttTACTTCAAGGACCTTATGTGTGTGCccaaaccctaaattgagtgcccCGTAGTCTCGAGGAGTCAACCTAACACAACTTGACCTTAATTCTACTGAAAATTGTGTGTAGTAGCTTCATACGCCCTAGAGATAACCTTTTATTttagtaggtcatcaaatgtacacatgtaatgcccaaaattcgactactcaaAAGTGGCTTTCACGCTTCTAAGGTGATAGATTTTTCTACTATACAAATAGAAGTTCAAAATTGGACTGGTAGGGCATTCCTATCAAGGAATCTgacttctttgttttttcttaaacaaaagATTTCATCCTAAAACATGTGGCTCGACAATTAGGGCAGAGAGTGATCAAGTTTTAGGTCTTAAAAGTAACAGTGAGTCTACAATTGGGCTCCAACAGTCACTAATACACACATGTTCCTCTAGGTTTAAGAATTACCAACGAAACAATCATAAACCATTATTAGCAAAGCACTCATCTACAaaaacaagcatgcaaccctccaCCATActttacattgtcctcaatgtaaagaTATATGGCATGCAACACAAAATTGGAGAACACAAATTTAAAGAGGAGGTTTATACGACTTTCCTAAACATGGAGAGTGATGGTGCCGCTCTCAACATGTGTGCTAttcatcaaaaccataatttcttaaacacggagagtgatgttgctgCTCTCAACGTGCTTGCCAACTCCAAGCACCCACACAATCCCTGAGATGAATGGAGACACATGAGTAAAgctcaagaaaataacaaaaatatggaCTGAAATAGaataactgaaaaataaaaaaccaaaatgtcAATGTAGGAGGGGACTCCCCTTGCTCACTAAACTATAAAGttcaacaagtaaaagagaacaACAAGACATTAAAATAAAGATAGACAACTGCAGCTGCGCGATAATTGGAAACTAAATGATGTTTCTCGCAAGGACTATTTCCCTCtgccatttattgatcaaatgctaGAATGTTTGTCTGGGTACAAgtattattgtttccttgatgggatGTCCGGATATCTGTAGATTCTTGTCACCACTGAAGATCAAGGAAAGACCACTTTCACATGCCTGTTTGGGGCGTTCTCTAACAGCAGAATGCCTTTTGGCCTATGTAATGCCTCAGTAACTCTTCAAAGATGCATGATGTCAATCtttgatgaatttattgaagattttatggaagCATTCATCGATGACTTCTCTGTTTTTGGGGATTCATTTGATGGGTGCTTGAAAAATCTGAAACGAGTTCTTTCGaggtgcgaagaaatgaatttggttctaaattgggagaagtgtcatttcatgGTAATTGAAGGGATTGTGCTAGGCCACAAAATCTCTGGTGATGCGATTGAAATTGACAAGGCCAAGCTAGACACAATTGAGAAACTTCCTTCACCCACTTCTGCAAAAGATGTTCAAAGTTTCCTAGGTATGTCAGTTTCTACAGAAACTTTATTCAAGacttctcaaaaatttcaaagccCATGATAAGATTACTAGAAAAGGACACATCCATTAAATTAGATCAGGATTGTCTTAAGGCTTTCTAGACATTGAAGGAGAAGTTAGTCCAAGCGCCGATTGTGAAAGCTCCCGAGTGGGATCGCCCTTTTGAACTTATGTGCGATGCAAAGGATTTGGTAATTGGGGCAGTGTTGGGGTAAAGACATAATAAATTATTCCACCAAATCTATTATGCAAGTAAAACTTTAACACTAGCTTAATAGAATTACACCACCatagaaaaaaagttattgCCGATCATCTATGCTTTTGATAGATTCAGATCATACTTGGTTCTATCTAAAGTCATAGTGTACACTAATCACACATCAATCAGTTACCTCCTCTCAAAGACTGATGCAAAGCCATGACTGATTAGATGGCTCCTTTTCCTGAAAGATTTCAATATTGAAATTCGGCACAAGAAGGGATTAGAAAATGTGGTGGCAAATCACTTGTCGTGTTTGGTGCACACTAAAGAAAATAGTAGCAAACCCCAAAGGATTATTGATGCTTTTCTAGAAGAACATCTCTATTGGGTCCAAAGGGGGATTGCCCAAGATGGCGAATGCCCCTAGTTTTCCAATTTGGCAAATTATATGGTGGGGCTAGTAATCCCCTCTAATTTCTCTTACCAACAGTGTGAAAGAAATTTTTATCTAATGTTAAGCACTAATTTTGGGAGGACCCTTTCTTGTACAAACTTTGCACTAATTTTGTCGTGAGACATTGTGTCTCACATGCTGAAGGGTGGGAAATTTTGGAGCACAATCATTCTGGAACAGTAGGTGGTCATTTTAGTGTAAATCGCACTACTGAGAAGATATTAGAAGCTGGTTTCTTCTGGTCATCGCTCTTTGGGGATACTTGAAGGTTTATTGAAATTTGTGATCAATGTCAACGAAGTGGGAACCTATCCAAGCTAGATGAAATGAGACAGACTCCTATCTAGcaatgtgaagtttttgatgtttcgggaattgatttcatgggaccttttctagaatttaaacagaaataGATACGTGTTAGTGGTagttgattatgtgtctaaatgagTTGAAGCACTGGCACTTCCCACAAATGATGCAAGAGTGGTAGttaagtttttgaagaagttgtTCTCTTGGTTTGGCACTCCTAGAGCAATCATCAATGACATGGGTACTCCCTTTTGCAACACTCAGTTTGAAAAAGTGATGAAGAAATATGGGGTAAACCATGTGTTTCCACTGCTTATCACCATTAAACAAGTTATCAGGTTGAAGTTAAAAATTGTGAGCTAAAGAGAATTCTCGAAAAGACAATACATCATAACTGGTGTGATTGGTTAGAACGATTGGATGATGTTCTCTGGGCTTACAGAACATCATATAAAACGTCCACCGGACATACACCATATCTTTTGGTTTATGGCAAAGCGTGTCATCTATCTGCCGAGCTTGAGCATCAAGCATATTGGGTAATTAAATTGTTGAATTTGGATATGAAGAATGTACAGAAAAAATGGAAGTACCAGTTGAATGAATTAGAGGAGCACAGATTGAATGCATATGAGAATACACTCTTGTAcaaagagaaaatgagaagaatTCATGATGATCACCTCAGGAAAGAGAAACAATTTCAAGTTGCGAAGCAAGTTCTCCTTTTTAACTCAAGGTTGAAGCTTTTCCCTGGAAAACTCATGT
The DNA window shown above is from Dioscorea cayenensis subsp. rotundata cultivar TDr96_F1 chromosome 12, TDr96_F1_v2_PseudoChromosome.rev07_lg8_w22 25.fasta, whole genome shotgun sequence and carries:
- the LOC120273132 gene encoding uncharacterized protein LOC120273132 is translated as MVIEGIVLGHKISGDAIEIDKAKLDTIEKLPSPTSAKDVQSFLGWEILEHNHSGTVGGHFSVNRTTEKILEAALALPTNDARVVVKFLKKLFSWFGTPRAIINDMGTPFCNTQFEKVMKKYGVEVKNCELKRILEKTIHHNWCDWLERLDDVLWAYRTSYKTSTGHTPYLLVYGKACHLSAELEHQAYWVIKLLNLDMKNVQKKWKYQLNELEEHRLNAYENTLLYKEKMRRIHDDHLRKEKQFQVAKQVLLFNSRLKLFPGKLMSH